The following are encoded together in the Zingiber officinale cultivar Zhangliang chromosome 8A, Zo_v1.1, whole genome shotgun sequence genome:
- the LOC122011345 gene encoding proline-rich receptor-like protein kinase PERK2, translated as MAIFTSPEPATGGFPSGYILYRGFLSPGRMAAELDATARTTRHAAAVRPRTTRPPRPAAPVRPRASPTARPLTLTPLQSVHPSPTTYVPGRGPGRRSANVPYANPAFREASQATRRAHYVNDSSNCEATPSRRRVRLPSEDSDSDDQPLAQRRRRRAPDPVPDSGPSTILLTPRTATTTSPSPPIATPSPVPSQADAPPAPFAVLVKSPPVHPSTLQQHKSSEAGPSPVTSPPEPSHVPPLAPSESAAGPSGSAAGPSQPPPPVHHYYNTTTPSEAGLQSQQDVPTSSLTMKGRLATL; from the exons ATGGCAATCTTCACTTCCCCTGAGCCCGCCACTGGGGGATTTCCATCTGGATACATCCTATATAGAGGCTTCCTCTCGCCTGGCAGGATGGCAGCTGAACTTGACGC GACTGCCCGTACAACCCGGCATGCCGCTGCTGTTCGTCCCCGGACTACTCGTCCACCTCGACCTGCCGCCCCTGTTCGTCCCCGGGCCTCGCCCACAGCCCGACCCCTCACCCTGACACCTCTCCAATCAGTCCATCCTTCCCCAACTACTTATGTTCCTGGTCGCGGCCCCGGTCGAAGATCAGCCAACGTGCCTTACGCCAACCCTGCCTTCAGAGAGGCTTCTCAAGCAACTCGTCGGGCACATTATGTAAATGACAGCTCGAATTGTGAGGCCACTCCTTCTCGACGTAGGGTTCGGCTACCTTCCGAAGACTCTGATTCGGATGACCAGCCTTTGGCTCAAAGACGTCGTCGTAGGGCCCCCGACCCTGTGCCAGACTCAGGCCCTTCCACTATTCTTCTGACGCCTCGTACTGCAACCACCACTTCTCCTTCACCTCCTATTGCAACCCCGTCTCCTGTCCCGAGCCAAGCAGATGCTCCCCCTGCTCCATTCGCGGTGCTGGTTAAGTCTCCACCAGTTCACCCTTCCACCTTGCAGCAGCACAAGAGTAGCGAAGCTGGCCCATCACCAGTTACCTCGCCGCCAGAGCCTTCTCATGTGCCCCCTTTAGCTCCTTCTGAGTCAGCTGCTGGGCCTTCCGGATCAGCTGCAGGGCCCTCACAACCTCCACCACCTGTTCATCACTATTATAATACCACTACTCCCTCTGAGGCTGGGTTACAGTCACAGCAGGATGTTCCCACCAGCTCCTTGACAATGAAAGGTCGCTTAGCCACCTTGTGA